The following are from one region of the Gammaproteobacteria bacterium genome:
- the prfA gene encoding peptide chain release factor 1, which produces MKPSIRSKLEGLSERLQELSALLADSGTIKNQDRFRALSMEYAEINPVVACFDRYNVALDDIAAAQGMLRDKDPDVQQMAEDEVKDARARQEAIELELQRLLLPKDPHDASNIFLEIRAGTGGDEASIFAGDLFRMYLRYAEKQRWQVEILSESPGEHGGYKEVIARVIGHGAYSRLKFESGAHRVQRVPATESQGRIHTSACTVAVMPEVAEIDEVAINPADLKVDTFRSSGAGGQHVNKTDSAIRITHLPSGIVIECQEERSQHKNRARAMSLLQAKLLSTQREKQLAEQAQTRRLLVGSGDRSERIRTYNFPQGRLTDHRINLTLYKLADIVEGDLDPVLNPLSSEYQADLLAAMGE; this is translated from the coding sequence GTGAAACCTTCCATACGCAGCAAGCTTGAAGGTCTTTCCGAACGCTTGCAGGAGCTCAGCGCCCTGCTCGCGGATTCCGGCACTATCAAAAACCAGGATCGGTTTCGTGCGCTTTCCATGGAGTATGCTGAAATTAATCCGGTGGTAGCGTGTTTTGACCGCTACAACGTCGCGCTCGATGACATTGCCGCCGCTCAGGGAATGCTTCGAGATAAGGACCCTGATGTGCAGCAGATGGCTGAGGATGAAGTCAAGGATGCGCGCGCCCGGCAGGAGGCGATAGAGCTGGAGCTGCAAAGACTCCTGCTGCCCAAGGACCCTCATGACGCCAGTAACATCTTCCTTGAGATTCGTGCCGGGACTGGCGGCGATGAGGCCTCCATCTTCGCCGGCGATCTGTTCCGCATGTATCTGCGCTACGCCGAAAAACAGCGCTGGCAGGTGGAAATCCTCAGCGAAAGCCCGGGTGAGCACGGCGGATACAAGGAGGTTATCGCGCGTGTCATCGGTCACGGCGCCTATTCGCGTCTCAAGTTTGAGTCTGGCGCGCATCGCGTGCAACGTGTACCTGCGACAGAGTCACAAGGACGCATCCACACTTCCGCCTGCACCGTGGCGGTAATGCCCGAGGTCGCCGAGATCGACGAGGTGGCAATCAACCCTGCGGATCTCAAGGTCGACACCTTCCGTTCCTCCGGTGCGGGTGGCCAGCACGTCAACAAAACCGATTCCGCGATTCGCATCACACACTTGCCCAGCGGCATCGTCATCGAATGCCAGGAAGAACGCTCCCAGCACAAAAACCGCGCCCGCGCCATGTCGCTGCTGCAAGCTAAGCTATTGAGCACGCAACGTGAAAAACAGCTTGCCGAACAGGCTCAAACCCGCCGCCTGTTGGTCGGCTCCGGCGACCGCTCGGAACGCATCCGCACCTACAACTTCCCCCAGGGCCGTCTCACCGATCACCGCATCAACCTCACCCTGTACAAACTCGCCGACATCGTGGAAGGTGATCTCGATCCGGTGCTCAATCCCTTGAGCAGCGAATACCAGGCGGATCTGTTGGCGGCGATGGGGGAGTAA
- a CDS encoding PAS domain S-box protein, with product MALRISVVYAAIAGLWIFLSDRLLGSYVVDAQHLTQLQTLKGWGFILVTALSLYFLIRHEQRQIMQADAARRVSEAHLADVMSIAADAIITIDKEQRIVIFNQGAEHIFGYRAADVLGQPLDLLLPPRIVDVHRQHIRDFSATSDIARCMAGQREVFGRRRDGSEFPVEANISKLVQNGQTLFTVILQDITPRKQTEQRLRESEIKFRTLAESMAAAIFIYRGGTLLYVNRQAEAISGYTRTELLAMDFLDVVHPEFREYAKQQAMARREAEIASARYEFKILTKNAEERWLDITAGTIEFEGVLAGLGTAYDITERKRAEEALRKAKDDLEKKVAERTAELSNANSELEAFSYSVAHDLRAPLRAMQGFSQALLEDYGEQLDAIGQDYARRVIAAARRMDELIKDLLAYSHVSRAAFPLAAIDLGGVMTGVLTHLEAEIRERQARVIVVTPLPPVIGHYATLQQVMTNLLGNAIKFVPAEIEPQVKVWAEERGEWVRVWVEDNGIGVAPENQARIFHVFERLHGIEHYPGTGIGLAIVHKGIERMGGRAGVESMLDKGSRFWVELRRASSSS from the coding sequence ATGGCGTTGCGCATTAGTGTGGTTTATGCCGCCATTGCGGGGTTGTGGATCTTTCTTTCCGACAGGCTGCTGGGCAGTTATGTTGTCGACGCCCAGCATCTGACGCAATTGCAGACTCTCAAGGGTTGGGGGTTCATTCTTGTCACCGCGCTGTCGCTGTATTTCCTGATACGCCACGAACAACGCCAGATCATGCAGGCAGATGCCGCGCGCCGTGTCAGCGAGGCGCATCTTGCGGATGTGATGAGTATCGCTGCTGACGCCATTATTACGATAGACAAAGAGCAGCGCATCGTCATTTTCAATCAGGGTGCGGAGCATATCTTTGGCTACCGTGCTGCAGATGTACTGGGACAGCCGCTGGACCTGCTGTTGCCACCGCGCATTGTCGATGTTCACCGCCAGCATATCCGTGATTTTTCTGCCACTTCTGATATCGCTCGTTGCATGGCAGGGCAGAGGGAGGTGTTCGGACGCCGCAGGGACGGCAGCGAGTTTCCCGTCGAGGCGAATATCTCCAAACTGGTTCAAAACGGACAGACCCTTTTCACTGTTATTCTGCAAGACATCACTCCACGTAAACAGACCGAGCAGCGGCTGCGCGAGAGCGAAATCAAGTTTCGCACGCTGGCCGAGAGCATGGCGGCGGCGATCTTCATTTACCGTGGAGGGACGCTACTCTATGTGAACCGCCAGGCGGAAGCAATCAGCGGGTACACACGGACGGAATTGCTGGCGATGGATTTCCTGGATGTGGTGCATCCTGAATTCAGGGAGTATGCAAAGCAGCAGGCGATGGCGCGCCGCGAGGCTGAAATTGCCTCAGCCCGTTACGAGTTCAAAATACTCACAAAGAACGCCGAAGAGCGCTGGCTGGACATCACGGCGGGCACCATCGAATTTGAGGGGGTGCTGGCGGGGTTGGGCACGGCGTATGATATTACCGAGCGCAAGCGGGCCGAGGAGGCGCTGCGCAAGGCGAAGGACGATCTGGAAAAGAAAGTAGCCGAACGTACGGCGGAATTAAGCAACGCCAATAGCGAACTTGAAGCCTTCTCCTATTCCGTGGCACACGACTTGCGCGCCCCGCTACGCGCCATGCAGGGTTTTTCGCAGGCATTGCTGGAGGATTACGGGGAGCAGCTCGACGCCATCGGTCAGGATTATGCCCGGCGAGTTATAGCCGCAGCGCGGCGCATGGATGAGTTGATCAAGGATCTGCTCGCCTATAGCCATGTCAGCCGCGCTGCGTTTCCGCTCGCAGCCATCGATTTGGGGGGCGTGATGACGGGTGTGTTGACGCATCTGGAGGCGGAGATCCGTGAACGGCAGGCACGGGTGATCGTTGTGACGCCTTTGCCTCCCGTGATCGGGCACTATGCCACACTACAGCAAGTGATGACGAATCTGCTTGGCAATGCCATCAAGTTCGTGCCCGCCGAAATTGAGCCGCAAGTGAAGGTATGGGCCGAGGAGCGCGGGGAGTGGGTGCGCGTATGGGTGGAAGACAATGGTATTGGCGTCGCCCCGGAAAACCAGGCGCGTATCTTCCATGTTTTTGAACGGTTGCATGGGATTGAGCATTATCCAGGCACCGGCATTGGCCTTGCGATTGTGCACAAAGGGATAGAACGCATGGGTGGGCGCGCCGGCGTGGAATCAATGCTTGATAAGGGCAGCCGGTTTTGGGTAGAGTTGCGGAGGGCTTCCTCATCATCATAA